One Qipengyuania aurantiaca genomic region harbors:
- the mrdA gene encoding penicillin-binding protein 2: MGLFRRKRIGAKPRDLVSQTTLDNAFDRRTFVIGAGMGGIGTILAARMAYIGIAENERWVLESESNRVNLSLIPPRRGWILDRNGAPLASNRADFRVDVIPDRMDDVEATLMQLAGILDLSENALADINKRVEEARGFQPVEVATGLDYEDFAAISVRLPDLPGVVPQRGFSRFYPTGASVGHLIGYVGPASAEDYEENPDPILITPGYKIGQDALEAQFEKELQGKPGARRVEVTASGRIVRDLETREDKQGAPVRLTIDGPLQDYAARRIGLESGSCVVMDCESGDILCMSSMPSFDPNSFSAGIGRVEYSMLREDERVPLRNKVLKGLYPPGSTVKPMHCMAFLDAGVKPEEAIMCGGGRRIGNRFFNCWSNHGRVDMAKAIYQSCDSYFYHFAQQIGFEKVAEWAHKMGLGEEFELPVTSQFYGTVPDPAWKQRKYDQAWQPYDTVNASIGQGYYLVNPLQLAVMSARLATGYKVVPHLRMDDPRPEFEHFDFSASEIDYVRKAMSDVVNGPGTAGRARLPIEGVQMAGKTGTAQVVSLSISNGKTGPWKYRDHGLFVFFAPFDKPKYAGAVVIEHGGGSGAAYPIARDVMTFLFDPAKGMEALRPLEEQWGGTAQQRLDAKYRAYAQAAGEVVEPVPQRTDQIFDQVVAEARLAQRQSEELATQPTSSRNEGSRPPTTSAEVAAPVPDSGQ, from the coding sequence ATGGGTCTGTTTCGCCGCAAGAGGATCGGCGCCAAACCGCGCGATCTGGTCAGCCAGACGACGCTCGACAACGCCTTCGACCGCCGCACTTTCGTGATCGGCGCAGGCATGGGCGGTATCGGGACGATCCTCGCCGCGCGCATGGCCTATATCGGCATTGCCGAGAACGAACGCTGGGTGCTGGAGTCCGAAAGCAACCGCGTCAATTTGTCGCTCATTCCGCCACGGCGTGGCTGGATCCTCGATCGCAACGGTGCCCCTCTCGCCTCCAACCGGGCCGATTTCCGCGTCGATGTCATTCCCGACAGGATGGACGATGTGGAGGCGACGCTCATGCAGCTCGCCGGCATTCTCGACCTGTCCGAGAACGCTCTCGCCGACATCAACAAGCGAGTTGAAGAGGCGCGCGGTTTCCAGCCTGTCGAAGTGGCGACCGGCCTCGATTACGAGGATTTCGCCGCCATCAGCGTGCGCCTGCCAGACCTGCCGGGCGTGGTGCCGCAGCGCGGCTTCTCCCGCTTCTATCCAACCGGGGCGAGCGTGGGCCATCTCATCGGTTATGTCGGCCCGGCGTCGGCCGAGGATTACGAAGAGAACCCCGATCCAATCCTGATCACACCTGGCTATAAAATCGGACAGGACGCGCTCGAGGCGCAGTTCGAGAAGGAGCTTCAGGGCAAGCCGGGCGCACGCCGCGTCGAGGTGACGGCCTCGGGCCGCATCGTGCGCGATCTCGAAACGCGCGAGGACAAGCAGGGCGCGCCCGTGCGCCTCACGATCGACGGCCCGCTGCAGGATTACGCCGCCCGACGCATCGGTCTGGAAAGCGGGTCCTGCGTGGTGATGGACTGCGAAAGCGGGGACATCTTGTGCATGTCCTCCATGCCCAGCTTCGACCCCAACAGCTTTTCCGCCGGCATTGGCCGCGTCGAATATTCCATGCTGCGCGAGGACGAACGCGTGCCCCTGCGCAACAAGGTCCTAAAGGGGCTTTATCCGCCAGGTTCGACTGTAAAACCAATGCATTGCATGGCCTTCCTCGACGCCGGTGTGAAGCCGGAAGAGGCTATCATGTGCGGTGGCGGGCGCCGTATCGGCAACCGCTTCTTCAACTGCTGGAGCAACCACGGCCGCGTCGACATGGCCAAGGCGATCTACCAGTCGTGCGACAGCTATTTCTACCATTTCGCGCAGCAGATCGGCTTCGAGAAAGTGGCCGAATGGGCGCACAAAATGGGGCTTGGCGAAGAGTTCGAGCTGCCGGTTACAAGCCAGTTCTACGGCACCGTACCCGATCCGGCCTGGAAGCAGCGCAAATACGATCAGGCCTGGCAGCCTTATGACACGGTCAACGCGTCGATCGGACAGGGCTATTACCTCGTAAACCCGCTCCAGCTGGCGGTGATGAGCGCAAGGCTTGCGACGGGCTACAAAGTCGTTCCACACCTGCGCATGGACGATCCTCGTCCTGAGTTCGAGCATTTCGATTTTTCGGCCAGCGAGATCGATTACGTCCGCAAGGCGATGAGCGACGTGGTCAACGGTCCCGGCACCGCGGGCCGTGCAAGACTGCCGATCGAAGGCGTGCAGATGGCCGGCAAGACCGGTACGGCGCAGGTCGTCTCGCTCAGCATCTCGAACGGCAAGACCGGCCCGTGGAAATACCGCGACCACGGCCTGTTCGTGTTCTTCGCCCCCTTCGACAAGCCGAAATACGCAGGCGCCGTGGTGATCGAGCATGGCGGCGGCTCGGGCGCGGCCTACCCGATTGCGCGCGACGTGATGACCTTCCTCTTCGACCCGGCCAAGGGCATGGAAGCCCTGCGGCCTCTGGAAGAGCAATGGGGCGGCACCGCCCAGCAACGGCTCGACGCGAAATACCGTGCCTATGCGCAAGCGGCAGGCGAAGTGGTCGAACCCGTGCCCCAGCGCACCGACCAGATCTTCGACCAGGTCGTCGCCGAAGCGCGGCTTGCGCAGCGCCAGTCGGAAGAACTCGCGACGCAGCCGACCTCTTCGCGCAACGAAGGCTCGCGACCGCCAACCACCTCGGCCGAAGTGGCCGCCCCTGTGCCGGATAGCGGCCAGTGA
- a CDS encoding rod shape-determining protein MreD has protein sequence MERIEPRARSDAYGSRINRSHSPLLANIIPWASILVASILPIFAIAAALPMVPPLGFVVLLAWRLVRPGLLPVWAGFPLGLFDDLFSGQPFGFAIMTWSMTLLIIEAIEMRWPWRAFWQDWFTAGILSLLYLLAGWLLSGASPTLPSLVALVPQIVLTILVFPVIARFVARLDELRLRRWRRV, from the coding sequence ATGGAGCGGATCGAACCGCGCGCCCGCAGCGATGCCTATGGCAGTCGCATCAACCGCTCCCATTCGCCGCTGCTCGCCAATATCATTCCCTGGGCGTCGATCCTGGTCGCCTCGATCCTGCCGATCTTTGCGATTGCCGCTGCCCTGCCGATGGTGCCGCCGCTCGGCTTCGTCGTCCTGCTGGCCTGGCGTCTGGTGCGCCCCGGTCTGCTGCCCGTCTGGGCAGGCTTTCCGCTCGGCCTGTTCGACGATCTCTTCAGCGGCCAGCCCTTCGGCTTCGCCATCATGACCTGGTCGATGACCCTGCTTATCATCGAGGCCATCGAGATGCGCTGGCCGTGGCGTGCCTTCTGGCAGGACTGGTTCACGGCGGGTATATTGAGCCTGCTCTATCTCCTCGCCGGCTGGCTGCTTTCGGGCGCCTCGCCGACCCTTCCCTCGCTGGTTGCCCTCGTGCCGCAGATTGTCCTGACCATCCTCGTCTTCCCCGTCATCGCCCGCTTCGTCGCGCGGCTCGACGAATTGCGCCTGAGGCGCTGGAGGCGCGTCTGA
- the mreC gene encoding rod shape-determining protein MreC: MAPSGQRRSSYSKRAQYNLFTGYIVAGAGALIGAVLLGISFFQPDLFGGPRGAANDAVSPATETAAAARTGTKSLWDSVSGYYRAGSKNAELKREMQLARIRLAEAEALRQENVRLKGLLDLQEEERKPVAVARLVGSSASSTRRFAYLGAGSDDGVMVGMPVRSPRGVVGRILEAGSTSSRVLLLTDSESVLPVRRAGDETVAFAEGRGDSLLRIKLINLGINPLQPGDLFVTSGAGGYYPPGIAVAIVTELTDDGGLARIVSDPAATDYVAVEAIFEPEAALGAQTPIEEELGD; this comes from the coding sequence ATGGCGCCGAGTGGCCAGCGGCGCTCCAGCTATTCCAAGCGGGCGCAATACAATCTGTTCACGGGCTACATCGTGGCCGGTGCCGGTGCGCTCATCGGCGCCGTCCTGCTCGGCATTTCGTTCTTCCAGCCAGACCTGTTCGGCGGCCCGCGCGGTGCGGCGAATGATGCTGTCAGCCCGGCTACCGAGACCGCGGCCGCGGCCCGCACGGGGACGAAGTCCCTGTGGGATTCGGTCAGCGGCTATTACCGGGCAGGATCGAAAAACGCCGAACTCAAGCGCGAGATGCAGCTCGCCCGCATCCGACTCGCGGAAGCCGAAGCGCTGCGGCAGGAGAATGTGCGATTGAAGGGCCTGCTCGACCTGCAGGAAGAAGAGCGCAAACCCGTTGCCGTGGCGCGGCTGGTTGGCTCCTCGGCTTCGAGCACGCGACGCTTCGCCTATCTGGGCGCAGGGTCCGATGACGGGGTGATGGTCGGCATGCCCGTGCGCAGTCCGCGCGGCGTGGTGGGCCGTATTCTCGAAGCCGGCAGCACTTCCTCGCGCGTCCTGCTGTTGACCGACAGCGAAAGCGTGCTGCCCGTCCGCCGCGCCGGCGACGAGACCGTGGCTTTCGCCGAAGGGCGCGGGGACAGCCTGCTGCGGATCAAGCTCATCAATCTCGGCATCAATCCGCTGCAACCGGGCGACCTCTTCGTCACCAGTGGCGCAGGCGGCTATTACCCGCCCGGCATCGCGGTTGCCATCGTGACCGAACTGACCGACGACGGCGGCCTTGCCCGGATCGTCAGCGATCCTGCGGCGACCGACTATGTCGCGGTGGAAGCGATTTTCGAACCCGAAGCGGCGCTGGGCGCACAGACCCCGATCGAAGAGGAGCTGGGCGACTGA
- a CDS encoding rod shape-determining protein, whose translation MGLWNNIFKFGVQNMAIDLGTANTLVYVQDQGIVLNEPSVVALETVNGMKRVKAVGDDAKMMMGKTPDSIEAIRPLRDGVIADLDVAEEMIKHFIRKVNGRKSLMRYPEITICVPSGSTSVERRAIRDAASNAGASQVYLILEPMAAAIGADMPVTEPVGSMVVDIGGGTTEVAVLSLRGLAYTTSVRTGGDKMDEAIVSYVRRHHNLLIGDSTAERIKKDYGVARQPEDGTGEQITIKGRDLVNGVPKEITINQGHIAEALSEPIGAIIEGVRIALENTAPELAADIVDQGIVLTGGGALIGGLDEYLREETGLPVTIAEDPLSCVAVGTGRAMEDPIYRGVLMTA comes from the coding sequence ATGGGCCTCTGGAACAACATCTTCAAATTCGGCGTGCAGAACATGGCGATCGACCTCGGCACCGCCAACACGCTTGTCTACGTACAGGACCAGGGCATCGTCCTCAACGAACCGAGCGTGGTTGCGCTCGAGACGGTCAACGGCATGAAGCGCGTCAAGGCCGTGGGCGACGATGCGAAGATGATGATGGGCAAGACGCCCGATTCCATCGAAGCCATCCGCCCGCTGCGCGACGGCGTGATCGCCGACCTCGACGTGGCCGAGGAAATGATCAAGCACTTCATCCGCAAGGTGAACGGCCGCAAGAGCCTGATGCGCTATCCCGAAATCACCATCTGCGTGCCCTCGGGTTCGACCTCGGTCGAGCGCCGCGCCATTCGCGACGCCGCCTCGAACGCGGGCGCTTCGCAGGTCTACCTTATCCTCGAGCCCATGGCCGCCGCGATCGGCGCCGATATGCCGGTGACCGAACCGGTCGGCTCGATGGTCGTCGACATTGGCGGCGGCACCACCGAAGTCGCCGTCCTCTCGCTGCGCGGCCTTGCCTACACCACCTCGGTCCGTACCGGTGGTGACAAGATGGACGAAGCCATCGTCTCTTACGTCCGACGACACCACAACCTGCTGATCGGCGACAGCACGGCCGAGCGAATCAAGAAGGATTACGGTGTTGCCCGCCAGCCCGAAGACGGCACCGGCGAGCAGATCACGATCAAGGGCCGCGACCTCGTCAACGGCGTGCCCAAGGAAATCACGATCAACCAGGGCCATATCGCCGAAGCGCTTTCGGAACCCATCGGCGCCATCATCGAAGGCGTGCGCATCGCGCTCGAGAACACGGCTCCGGAACTGGCGGCCGATATCGTCGACCAGGGCATCGTGCTCACCGGCGGCGGCGCGCTGATCGGCGGCCTCGACGAATACCTGCGCGAGGAAACCGGCCTGCCCGTCACGATTGCGGAAGATCCGCTCTCCTGTGTGGCGGTGGGCACGGGCCGTGCTATGGAAGACCCGATCTATCGCGGCGTCTTGATGACCGCATAA
- the mutL gene encoding DNA mismatch repair endonuclease MutL: MPEIRRLPDTLVNRIAAGEVVERPSSALKELVENAIDAGATRIAVKLVEGGLTSLEVTDDGCGMGPDEMALALERHATSKLPDDAIEQVSTLGFRGEALPSIASVARFTLESRPQGAEQGWKRVVDHGELVAEGPAALPPGTRVRVENLFGKIPARRKFLRTPRSEYAACLDVVKRLAMARPDVAITLDHGDRRILGLQGGEGLANRVAQVVARELKENGVAIDLDRGTMRLTGIAGLPTYNRGIADHQYLFVNGRPVKDRLLTGAVRGAYSDMLARDRHAVLALFLDLPPEMVDVNVHPAKTEVRFRDSHAVRGFIVSGLRSALATGDKRSAQTPDASAMSRWQQEPVREEPAPALRSIFEGRDWSAPQTRVSEAGAAWRGYEAEVMAEPRGRAEEAAPAPAAEQDYPLGVARGQVANTYIVAEASDGLVLVDQHAAHERLVLERLKAAGAEEAVARSQALLIPEVVELEETSCDRLEEAADTLAKHGLAIERFGPSAMLVRSLPHAIARTDPEKLLRDIDDDLALNGEALHLGEKLDLVLATMACHGSVRAGRTLRVDEMNALLREMERTPRSGQCNHGRPTWVKLSMEDVEKLFGRH; encoded by the coding sequence ATGCCCGAAATACGCCGCCTGCCCGACACATTGGTTAACCGTATCGCCGCCGGCGAGGTGGTCGAGCGCCCCTCTTCCGCGCTCAAGGAACTGGTCGAGAACGCGATCGACGCGGGCGCGACGCGGATCGCGGTGAAGCTGGTCGAGGGCGGACTGACCAGCCTTGAAGTGACCGACGATGGCTGCGGCATGGGGCCGGACGAGATGGCGCTTGCGCTTGAACGGCACGCGACGTCCAAACTGCCGGACGATGCGATCGAGCAGGTTTCGACGCTGGGCTTTCGCGGCGAGGCGCTGCCGAGCATCGCCAGCGTGGCGCGGTTCACGCTCGAAAGCCGTCCGCAGGGAGCGGAGCAAGGCTGGAAGCGCGTGGTCGATCACGGCGAGCTGGTGGCCGAAGGGCCTGCAGCCCTGCCGCCGGGAACGCGGGTGCGGGTGGAAAACCTCTTTGGCAAGATCCCGGCGCGCCGCAAGTTCCTGCGCACGCCGCGCAGCGAATACGCCGCTTGCCTCGACGTGGTGAAGCGCCTCGCCATGGCGCGGCCCGATGTCGCGATCACGCTCGACCATGGCGACCGCCGCATTCTCGGCCTGCAGGGCGGGGAAGGGCTGGCCAACCGCGTTGCGCAGGTCGTGGCGCGCGAGTTGAAAGAGAACGGCGTCGCCATCGATCTCGACCGCGGGACCATGCGTCTCACCGGCATTGCCGGCCTGCCGACCTACAACCGCGGGATAGCCGATCACCAGTATCTCTTCGTCAACGGCCGTCCGGTGAAAGACCGGCTGCTGACCGGCGCGGTGCGCGGGGCCTATTCCGATATGCTCGCGCGCGACCGGCACGCGGTGCTCGCGCTGTTCCTCGACCTGCCGCCCGAAATGGTGGATGTGAACGTCCATCCGGCCAAGACCGAGGTGCGTTTCCGAGATTCGCACGCGGTGCGCGGTTTCATCGTGTCAGGCCTGCGCAGCGCGCTCGCAACGGGCGACAAGCGCAGCGCGCAGACGCCCGATGCCTCCGCCATGTCGCGCTGGCAGCAGGAGCCTGTCCGCGAGGAACCCGCCCCGGCGCTCCGCTCGATTTTTGAGGGGCGCGACTGGTCGGCCCCGCAGACGCGTGTTTCGGAGGCAGGTGCGGCGTGGCGCGGCTACGAAGCCGAGGTCATGGCCGAGCCGCGTGGCCGGGCGGAAGAGGCCGCTCCCGCCCCGGCGGCAGAGCAGGATTATCCGCTCGGCGTGGCGCGTGGGCAAGTGGCGAACACCTATATCGTGGCCGAGGCGAGTGACGGGCTGGTGCTGGTCGACCAGCACGCGGCCCACGAACGCCTCGTCCTCGAACGGCTGAAAGCGGCGGGCGCGGAAGAAGCGGTGGCGCGCAGCCAGGCGCTGCTGATCCCCGAAGTCGTCGAGCTGGAAGAAACCAGCTGCGACCGGCTTGAGGAGGCCGCCGACACGCTAGCCAAGCACGGTCTCGCCATCGAACGGTTCGGCCCCTCCGCCATGCTCGTGCGCAGCCTGCCGCACGCCATCGCGCGCACCGATCCCGAAAAGCTGCTGCGGGACATCGACGACGACCTCGCTCTCAATGGCGAGGCCCTGCATCTTGGCGAGAAGCTCGACCTCGTGCTCGCCACCATGGCCTGCCACGGCTCGGTCAGGGCAGGGCGCACCTTGCGCGTCGACGAAATGAACGCCCTGCTGCGCGAGATGGAGCGCACCCCGCGCTCGGGCCAGTGCAACCATGGGCGGCCCACGTGGGTTAAGCTCTCGATGGAAGACGTCGAGAAACTGTTCGGGAGGCATTGA
- a CDS encoding MaoC family dehydratase: MIFYEDLEIGLTRSFGGYEVTREEVLEFASKYDPQPFHLSDEAAAQTHFGKISASGWHTCSMTMRMMVENMMNEKSAGLGSPGVDQLRWIKPVYPGDTLRCETEIIEKRRSASRPEMGIFKSRIRTFNQKDEMVLEMVSNALMRTRDPEGSD; encoded by the coding sequence ATGATATTCTACGAAGATCTCGAGATCGGCTTGACCCGTAGCTTCGGCGGGTATGAGGTAACACGCGAGGAGGTGCTGGAGTTCGCCTCGAAATACGATCCTCAGCCTTTCCACCTTTCTGACGAGGCCGCCGCGCAGACCCATTTTGGCAAGATTTCCGCCAGCGGCTGGCACACCTGCTCGATGACCATGCGAATGATGGTCGAGAACATGATGAACGAAAAATCCGCTGGTCTTGGCTCGCCCGGGGTCGACCAGCTGCGCTGGATCAAGCCGGTCTATCCCGGCGACACGCTGCGCTGCGAAACCGAGATCATCGAAAAACGCCGCAGCGCCTCGCGCCCCGAAATGGGCATTTTCAAGAGCCGCATCCGTACCTTCAACCAGAAGGACGAGATGGTGCTGGAAATGGTTTCGAACGCGCTGATGCGAACGCGCGATCCGGAAGGTTCGGACTAG
- a CDS encoding MauE/DoxX family redox-associated membrane protein — protein sequence MTKTAKLYRMAMDKHVCPYGIKSKWLLEREGYTVEDHPLATREATDAFKEQHGVKTTPQSFIEGKRIGGYTDLRKHFGHDKETASDTSYTPVLAVFAVGAALAIALSIFVYGSPLTIRAAEWFVAFSMAMLAMLKLQDVEQFSTMFVGYDLLGKRWVPYAYAYPFLEATAAVLMAGRILPWLSIPIALFIGTIGAVSVFYAVYVQKRSIKCACVGGSANVPLGFVSLTENLAMIGMAIWMLLRPMV from the coding sequence ATGACCAAGACCGCGAAACTCTACCGCATGGCGATGGACAAGCACGTCTGTCCTTATGGCATCAAATCCAAGTGGCTGCTCGAGCGGGAGGGCTACACGGTCGAGGACCATCCTCTGGCCACGCGCGAGGCGACCGATGCCTTCAAGGAACAGCACGGCGTGAAGACGACCCCGCAGAGCTTCATCGAAGGGAAGCGGATCGGCGGCTACACCGACCTGCGCAAGCATTTTGGCCACGACAAGGAAACGGCCAGCGATACGAGCTACACGCCGGTCCTGGCGGTCTTTGCGGTGGGCGCAGCGCTGGCCATCGCGCTCAGCATCTTCGTCTACGGCTCGCCGCTGACGATCCGCGCTGCCGAATGGTTCGTGGCGTTCTCCATGGCGATGCTGGCCATGCTCAAGCTTCAGGATGTCGAGCAATTCTCGACCATGTTCGTGGGCTACGACCTGCTCGGCAAACGCTGGGTACCCTATGCCTACGCCTACCCGTTCCTTGAGGCGACCGCCGCCGTGCTCATGGCTGGCCGTATCCTTCCATGGTTGTCGATTCCGATCGCGCTCTTCATCGGCACTATTGGCGCGGTAAGCGTTTTCTATGCCGTCTATGTCCAGAAACGCTCCATCAAATGCGCCTGCGTCGGCGGCAGCGCCAACGTGCCGCTGGGCTTCGTGTCGCTGACGGAGAACCTCGCCATGATCGGCATGGCGATTTGGATGTTGCTCCGCCCCATGGTCTAG
- a CDS encoding DUF1206 domain-containing protein produces MIDKSEKFSWLVRTGFAARGITYILLGYIALSTRGDAEGGGSAVYDYLQEVPFGTPILWVMSVGLLAYVAFRLMCAISDIQHRGTDFTGILKRIGDAASAVAHLFLAYACFQFATWTRTSTEGDSGGQAMAGSILQYDTGWILILLIGLGFLTGAFMQAKTAVTAHFMHRISRHAPAIVNPIGRIGHLARAAVFLLIGWSMTRGALAGEEDRIRGLGEAILALRDMSYIYVWVAVGLILFGLFSLFTAFYRVIPDFGPEGLKPSFRA; encoded by the coding sequence ATGATCGACAAGTCCGAAAAGTTCAGCTGGCTGGTCCGGACTGGCTTCGCCGCTCGCGGCATCACCTATATCCTGCTGGGCTATATCGCGCTCAGCACGAGGGGTGATGCCGAAGGCGGCGGAAGCGCTGTTTACGATTATTTGCAGGAAGTGCCTTTCGGCACGCCGATCCTCTGGGTTATGTCCGTGGGACTGCTGGCCTACGTCGCCTTCCGTCTCATGTGCGCCATCAGCGATATCCAGCACCGGGGCACCGACTTCACCGGCATCCTCAAGCGCATCGGCGATGCTGCGAGTGCGGTCGCCCACCTGTTTCTGGCCTATGCCTGCTTCCAGTTCGCGACCTGGACGCGCACATCGACCGAGGGCGACAGCGGTGGGCAGGCGATGGCGGGATCGATCCTGCAGTACGACACCGGATGGATTCTCATTCTGCTGATTGGCCTGGGGTTCCTGACCGGCGCTTTCATGCAGGCGAAGACCGCAGTGACCGCGCATTTCATGCATCGCATCAGTCGTCACGCTCCAGCCATCGTCAATCCCATCGGACGGATCGGTCACCTTGCCCGCGCGGCCGTCTTCCTTCTGATCGGGTGGTCGATGACGCGTGGCGCGCTTGCCGGAGAGGAAGATCGCATTCGTGGTCTCGGGGAGGCGATACTGGCCCTTCGCGATATGAGCTATATCTATGTCTGGGTTGCCGTCGGCCTGATCCTGTTCGGACTGTTCAGCCTCTTCACCGCCTTTTACCGCGTGATCCCGGATTTCGGCCCTGAAGGGTTGAAACCCAGCTTCCGGGCCTGA
- a CDS encoding DUF1206 domain-containing protein, whose product MVDKSEKFSWLVRVGYFSRAILYFVLGLIALTSASKIAEGTNGIFRAINDFPGGNVILWIMVIGLLAYALFRFCSPLFDIENQGSDGKGWAKRIGHAGSGIAHLALAYSAYQFAGRDTGEAAQGSSGGGGGAQEAASGVLSMDFGGTILGLLGIAFFIAAIFQVKKGITGEFMNRISGQAPSATRWLGGAGYVARGVVYTVIGWSLFKAGFMSSGAGQVKTLGEAVASLAGEGFIFTLTAIGLMLFGLFSLVLARYRIIPDLDSDAGVPKFRA is encoded by the coding sequence GTGGTAGATAAATCCGAAAAGTTCAGCTGGCTCGTGCGCGTCGGCTATTTCAGCCGTGCGATCCTGTATTTCGTGCTTGGCCTCATCGCGCTGACCAGCGCCAGCAAGATTGCCGAGGGCACGAATGGCATCTTCCGTGCGATCAATGATTTTCCCGGCGGCAATGTGATCCTGTGGATCATGGTAATTGGCCTTCTGGCGTATGCGCTATTCCGCTTCTGCTCGCCGCTATTCGATATCGAGAATCAGGGCAGCGACGGCAAAGGCTGGGCCAAGCGCATCGGCCATGCGGGTAGCGGCATTGCTCACCTCGCACTTGCTTATTCCGCCTATCAGTTCGCCGGACGCGACACGGGTGAAGCGGCGCAGGGCAGCTCAGGCGGAGGCGGAGGCGCGCAGGAAGCGGCCTCGGGCGTCCTCTCGATGGACTTCGGCGGCACGATCCTCGGCCTGCTCGGCATCGCCTTCTTCATCGCCGCCATCTTCCAAGTGAAGAAAGGCATCACGGGCGAGTTCATGAACCGCATCAGCGGGCAGGCGCCTTCGGCCACACGCTGGCTGGGCGGCGCGGGCTATGTCGCGCGCGGCGTGGTCTACACCGTTATCGGCTGGTCGCTCTTCAAGGCGGGCTTCATGTCGAGCGGCGCAGGCCAGGTGAAGACGCTGGGCGAGGCAGTCGCCAGCCTCGCGGGCGAAGGCTTCATCTTCACGCTGACCGCCATCGGCCTGATGCTGTTCGGTCTCTTCAGCCTCGTGCTGGCCCGCTACCGGATTATCCCGGACCTCGACAGCGACGCGGGCGTCCCCAAGTTCCGCGCCTGA
- a CDS encoding ectonucleotide pyrophosphatase/phosphodiesterase, which produces MKKLVTALALATATTLAACAPQVESVSAVQSEVREPVTILVSIDGFHPDYLDRGITPTLSGLAEGGVRAAMRPSFPSKTFPNHWTLVTGLVPDQHGITANRMEDAGKPEEPFTMATVDPYWWNQAKPVWVEAEEAGIRSAAMFWPGSAVPWGGTAVRYGPVTDGILPSDWQAFSMQVSNTQRVNSVLDWVRRPADIRPEFLTLYFDTVDSAGHDGGPDSEEVNAALRDVDAHIAMLVDGLESLGQPANLVIVSDHGMAATSSERVIALDDVLDSSLYRLVESGAYATFEPAEGKTSEFREAILAEHEHMTCWAKQNIPARYQYGTHERIPPYFCLPETGWTIARSAPTSSWTGGNHGFDPFAPEMQALFIANGPAFHDGVTTPIFANTQLAPLLRQLVGLPQAEAGDPLSGSLLDILSTSD; this is translated from the coding sequence ATGAAGAAACTGGTCACCGCTCTCGCCCTCGCCACCGCGACCACCCTCGCCGCCTGCGCCCCGCAGGTTGAAAGCGTCTCGGCCGTTCAGTCGGAAGTACGCGAGCCGGTGACCATTCTTGTATCTATCGACGGCTTCCATCCCGACTATCTCGACCGCGGCATCACGCCCACGCTCAGCGGCCTTGCAGAGGGCGGCGTGCGCGCGGCGATGCGCCCTTCCTTTCCCAGCAAGACTTTTCCCAACCACTGGACGCTGGTGACCGGCCTCGTGCCCGACCAGCACGGCATCACTGCCAACCGGATGGAGGATGCTGGCAAGCCCGAAGAGCCTTTCACCATGGCGACGGTCGATCCCTATTGGTGGAACCAGGCCAAGCCCGTCTGGGTCGAGGCCGAGGAAGCGGGCATTCGCTCGGCGGCCATGTTCTGGCCCGGCAGTGCGGTTCCCTGGGGCGGCACGGCGGTGCGCTATGGCCCCGTTACCGACGGCATCCTGCCAAGCGACTGGCAGGCGTTTTCGATGCAGGTTTCGAACACGCAGCGGGTCAATTCGGTGCTCGACTGGGTGCGCCGTCCGGCAGACATCCGGCCCGAATTCCTCACCCTGTATTTCGACACGGTCGACAGCGCCGGGCATGACGGCGGGCCCGACAGCGAGGAAGTGAACGCGGCGCTGCGCGATGTCGATGCGCATATCGCCATGCTGGTGGATGGGCTGGAAAGCCTCGGGCAGCCGGCCAATCTCGTGATCGTGTCGGACCACGGCATGGCGGCAACCAGTTCGGAGCGCGTGATCGCTCTCGACGATGTCCTCGACAGCTCGCTCTACCGCCTCGTCGAATCCGGAGCCTACGCCACCTTCGAGCCAGCCGAGGGCAAGACAAGCGAATTTCGCGAAGCCATCCTCGCCGAGCATGAGCACATGACCTGCTGGGCAAAGCAAAATATCCCGGCGCGCTATCAGTACGGCACGCATGAGCGAATCCCGCCCTATTTCTGCCTGCCCGAAACCGGCTGGACGATCGCTCGCTCCGCTCCGACCTCTTCCTGGACCGGGGGAAACCACGGCTTCGACCCCTTCGCGCCGGAAATGCAGGCACTCTTCATCGCCAACGGCCCGGCCTTCCATGATGGCGTAACGACGCCGATCTTCGCGAACACGCAGCTCGCGCCGCTGCTGCGCCAGCTCGTCGGCCTGCCGCAGGCCGAAGCCGGCGACCCGCTTTCGGGCTCTCTTCTGGATATATTGTCCACAAGCGATTGA